Below is a genomic region from Deltaproteobacteria bacterium.
TTGTCGGGAATGCCGTCATTTCGTCGAGGCCCTCTGTTATCGTTTCCATAAATCCAAAAGATAGAGGTTCGAGGCCCTCCTACAAGGTTTGGATAGATCATAAAACATCAATGCCTTTAAAGACGGAGACCTATTCAATTGATGGGTCATTGTCCTTTCACAGCACACTTTCAAACATTGTTATTAACCCTTCCTTTAGCCAGGATTACTTTGTCATAATGGTTCCCGGCGGTACCGTTGCCTATGAACAGCCCCCGTCCTCTTCGAAACCTCAAAATGAGGAAAAGAAGCTGAAAAAGCTTCCTTACTTCAACCTCGGTGGCGGATATGAACTGAAAGAAAGCCTGCCCCATGAAAAGGGTAATCTGCAGTTAATCTATCATGATGGCCTCAATATGGTTTCTATTTTCAGTGAAGACTGGAATAAGGACAAGGCGGGCTTTCTGAAAAAGATGGAGGCTTCTTCCGGCGGCATTGTTGAGAGGATCAGGGAAAAAAACTTTGAGGGCTATTACTGTAACAGGGGAGGGGAGAATATACTCAATTTCATATCTGATAAGCATCGTTACGTTATTGTTGGAGAAGTTTCAAAAAAGGGGCTGGTTGATCTGGCAATTGAATTCAAAGAGAGGGTATTAGGGAAATGAAAAGTAATCGTTTTATAAAGAAACTGGTTTATGTGGCAATCGCCGCTGCGCTCTTTGGCGCAGGTTCTCTTTTTTCCTATATTTGGGATGTTCCTGAAGATGTTGTTGCCTTGTCCGGAGGGAGGAGTGATTCCTCGGCAACGGGGGGGGCTTTATTGCCTTCCTTTGCAGGCATAGTGAAAAGCCGGAAAGAGGCCGTTGTCAATATTGCAACGACAAGGGTGATAAAAGACAGGAGATATGGCAGTCCCCACGGCCAGTTTGATCCCTTCAGAGATTTTTTTGGGGATGACTTTTTTGAAAAGTTTTTTGGGGAAAGACCCCGAAGGGAGTATAAGGCGCAGAATCTCGGTTCGGGATTTATTATCAGTAAAGATGGATACATTCTTACCAATAACCATGTTGTAGAGAAGGCCGATGAAATCATCGTGAGACTTTCCGATGAGAGAGAATTCAAGGCCGAACTGGTGGGAAAGGATCCCAAAACGGATGTTGCCCTCATCAAGATAAAGGATCACGATGATCTCCCCCTTGCGGTACTTGGTGACTCAGACTCTATTGAAGTCGGTGAGTGGGTGATAGCTATCGGTAATCCCTTTGGTGTGGGACAGACCGTAACGGCGGGGATTGTGAGCGCCAAGGGGAGAGACATTGGCGCTGGTCCCTATGATGATTTTATTCAGACCGATGCATCCATTAATCCCGGTAACAGCGGCGGTCCTCTTTTTAATGTGAAGG
It encodes:
- a CDS encoding DegQ family serine endoprotease encodes the protein MKSNRFIKKLVYVAIAAALFGAGSLFSYIWDVPEDVVALSGGRSDSSATGGALLPSFAGIVKSRKEAVVNIATTRVIKDRRYGSPHGQFDPFRDFFGDDFFEKFFGERPRREYKAQNLGSGFIISKDGYILTNNHVVEKADEIIVRLSDEREFKAELVGKDPKTDVALIKIKDHDDLPLAVLGDSDSIEVGEWVIAIGNPFGVGQTVTAGIVSAKGRDIGAGPYDDFIQTDASINPGNSGGPLFNVKGEVVGINTAIFSPSGGNVGIGFAIPVNMAKRLIPQLKETGGVTRGWLGVMIQPITKELAESFDLPSEEGALVADVVEGSPAEKSGIKRGDVITFFDGEKIGKMRDLPAIVAATPVGRKVKVKVVRNGKTKVLKVKIEKLEGSGEEKEEESIIDELGMSVQEMTPELTKRLDFEGKEGVIISMIESGGIADRGGLRRGDVIMEINKDEIKDKGDYRKVMKKLKKGDTVLFLIWRDGNTSYKVLTFDK